GTTCTCATGATCAACCCCCTCTTGAAAGAAGAAACACGGCTATTTCCGCGAACAAATTCGGCAATCGCCTTATCCTTCTGTTATTCCCGATGAATATCTCTTTCTCAATCCGTATCTTCTCCCTGGCGCAGTATTCAAAAAAATCAATGACACTTAAAAAATGAAGATTCGGCGTGTTGTACCATTCATAGGGCAGGGCCTCGGTGACAGGCACCTTCCCCTTGAAGAAAAACTGGAGCCTGGCTTTATAATGCACAAAATTCGGAAAAGCCGCTATGACTTTCTGCCCCACCCTCAGGGCTTCATCCAGCGCTACCGCCGGTTTCTTCAGCTCCTGAAATGTCCTGTCCATTATGACAAAATCAAAGGCCTTGTCTTTGTATTCGGAAAGCCCCCCCTCTATATCGCCGTGCAGAACACTCAGTCCCTTTTCAACGCACTTGTATATTGACTGCTCGTTGATCTCAAGGCCCTGCGCGCGCACTTCCTTTTCCCTCACCAGAAGCTCCAGCAGAGCGCCTTCGCCGCAGCCCAGCTCTAAAACCTTTGAGCCGGACGGGATAAGATCGCTGATCACCCTGTGTTCGATTCTTGAATTTTTCATTTTCCCTCGACTTTTTTCAAAAAATGCTTTATCAGATGCGTCTCTTCTTTTATTTCCAGAAGAAAAGCGTCATGGCCGTAGGTGGATTTGATCTCACAATATGTCACGTCAATTCCGGAAAGTTTACAGAGTTTTACAATTTCAAGCGACTGATAGGCCGGATACAGCCAGTCGGATTTGAAGGCGATAACCAGAAATTGCGCTCGTAGCTCCTTAAAAACATCTGCGGGGTGTTTGTCGCCGCTAAAATCAAAACAGTCAAGGGCCTTTGTGCAGTAAAGATATGAATTGGCGTCAAACCTCTTCACAAAGTTATCTCCCCTGTATTTAAGATAGCCCTCCACCTCAAAATCCGGGTCGAACTTAAAATCCGGCCTCACCTGTTTTTTTCTGCGGCCGAACTTCTCTATCATGGATTCATCGCTCATATAGGTGATGTGGCCTACCATCCTCGCCACCGACAAACCTTTTACGGGAAGAGAGCCGCCGTAATAATCACCGCCGTTCCAGTCCGGATCGGCCATAACGGCCTGGCGGCCGACTTCGCTGAAAGCTATCTGCTGCGGCGAGTGCCTCATAGTCGTGGCTATGGGTATAACGGAACACAGGTTTTCGGGATACGACTCCACCCACTGAAGGGCCTGCATTCCTCCCATTGAGCCGCCTGACACTGCGAGAAGTTTTTCTATCCCCAGATGCTCAATGAGTTTTTTTTGCGATGTGACCATATCCTTTATTGTCAGGGCCGGGAAACTCAGCCCGTAGGGTTTGCCGGTATCTATGTTTATTGAGGCAGGTCCCGTCGAGCCCTTACAGCCGCCTATGACATTTGAGCATATCACAAAATATTTGTTTGTATCAAATGCTTTGCCCGGGCCTATCATCTCATCCCACCAGCCCGGCTTATCGTCGCCGGCGTGAAAACCGGCAGCGTGAGCGTCACCTGTCAAAGCGTGGCAAATAAGGACCGCATTGCTCTTATCCGCGTTCAACCTGCCGTAAGTTTCATAAGCAACCGTAACTGGTCCGAAAAGTTCCCCCGAATCAAAAAGCATTTCATTGAAAGTAAAAGACTTCGTCTCAACGAAACCCAGGCCGTCGGGCTGGCCGACGCCGCTTTCAGGTATTTTATCTTGTTTCTTCATCTACCCCGTTTTCGCGAAATCAAAAAGCCATGTTGAAAGATACCTCTCGCCCGTATCCGGCAGAATGACCACAATGTTCCGGCCCTCGTATTTTTTTGCGGCTTCAAGCGCGGCCCATACGGCGGCTCCGCTGGAAATGCCTGCGAGTATCCCTTCTTCGCTCGCGAGCTTTCGCGCCGTCTCACCCGCGTCGTCATTAGTAACCGTGACTATCTCGTCTATAAGATCCCGGTTCAGGACATCCGGCACAAAGCCGGCTCCTATCCCCTGTATCTTGTGAGGCCCCACGGCGCCTCCGCTCAAGACAGGCGAATCTTTAGGCTCAACGCCGATGATCTTAATTGTTTTTTTTCTTTTCTTCAAAACTTCGGCGACACCCGTAATAGTCCCGCCCGTGCCGATACCCGCAACGAAAATATCAACGGAACCTTCCGTATCGTTCCATATCTCTTCCGCCGTGGTCTTTCTGTGGATTTCGGGATTGGCGGGATTATTGAACTGCTGCGGTATATAACTGCAGCTTATTTTTTTCTGTATCTCCACCGCCTTGTCTATGGCGCCCTGCATACCCTTGGCTCCGGGCGTTAAAACAAGCTCGGCGCCGAATACCTTCAGGAGCTGCTGCCTTTCTGCGCTCATAGTGTCGGGCATTGTGAGAATGAGCCGGTAACCCTTTGTGGCCGCGACAAAAGCAAGAGCTATTCCGGTGTTGCCGCTCGTGGGCTCGATTATAACCGAACCCTTTTTCAGCAGCCCCTGTTTTTCTGCCGCCTCTATCATCGCCACGCCGATCCTGTCCTTGACGCTTGAAAGCGGATTAAACGATTCCAGCTTCGCGAGCACCACGGCCTTCTCAGCCCCCGCCATCCTGTTTAATTTAACAAGCGGCGTGTGCCCTATCGTTTTTGTGATATCCTCATAAATTTTTTTCATCGTATTCTCCTTTTCTACGCTATGGCTTTTTTCAGCGCCTGTTCAATATCCCATATTATATCATCTATATCCTCAAGACCGATAGACAGCCTGATGAGGTCGGGCGTCAGGCCCGCCTCAAGCTGCTTATCCGCGGGGATCTGGGAATGGGAGGTGCTGGCCGGATGCAGAGCAAGAGACTTCGCGTCTCCGACATTGGCCAGATGTGAAAACAACTGAAGCGCTTCAATAAATTTCTTTCCCGCTTCAAGGCCCCCCTTGATACCGAAAACGACCATTCCGCCGAAACCCTTTTTCAGATATTTCGCCGCCACCTGATGAGACGGGTCATCTTTCAGCCCCGGATACCTCACCCATTCAACGCCGGGATGATTCTTCAGATACTGCGCGGCCAGCAGAGCGTTTTCTGAATGCCTCGCCATTCTCAGGGGAAGCGTCTCTGTGCCCTGTATGAAGATCCAGGCGTTATCCGGCGATATGCTGCCGCCGAGATTTCGCAGCGGCACCGTCCTCAAGCGCAGGGCAAAGGCGATTGGAGCCAGGGCCTCCGGCAAATCATATGCCCATTTCAAGCCGTGATAATTCGGATCCGGTTCTGTAAAGAGCGGGAATTTCTTGTCCTGCCAGTTAAACTTACCTGAATCGGTGACTATGCCGCCTATCGCCGAACCGTGACCGCCTATCCATTTCGTCAGAGAATTGACAACAATATCCGCGCCGTGCTCAATGGCCCTGAGCAGATAAGGAGTGGTGAAAGTGGCGTCTACCACCAGAGGCAGATTATGTCTGCGCGCGATCTTTGAGACCTCCTCTATGTCCGTCACATCAAGAACGGGGTTACCTATAGTTTCAAGATAGAGCAGCTTTGTTTTGTCGGTGATCGCTTTCTCAAAATTCTCCGGATCGGAAGGCTTAACGAATTTCGTGGTTATACCGAAATTCGGCAGTATAGCATCAAACATCGTGTATGTCCCGCCGTAAAGATTATTGGCCGAGACGATCTCATCTCCGCTTTTGGCGATATTTATCACGGTGTAAAAAATAGCGTTTGTTCCCGACGCCACCGCCACCGACGCCGCGCCGCCTTCAAGCGCCGAGATCCTTTTCTCAAGAATATCGTGAGTCGGATTCATGAGCCGTGTATAGATATTCCCCAGCTCTTTTAAGGCGAATAAATTCGCCGCGTGCTCGGTACTTTTAAACACATACGAACTGGTGCGGTAAACCGGAACTCCCCGCGATAGAGTCGCTGGATCCGGTGTCTGACCCGCGTGCAGGGCCTGCGTGTTAAAACCAAATTCCTTTTTTTGCTGAGTCATTTTATTTCTCCCCTAAATATTTCCTTGAGCTGCGCTCCCATCAAGCGATTGTCCGCCGGCCCGCTGTTTAGCGGGCGTGCTACAACCCATAAATTTAATTTTCGTAAATATCATTCCCGTTTATATGTGATACATTTTTGCCAATTTGCCCGTTTTATCCGCATCAATTCTCACAAGTTCCTGCAATGTAATTGATTCAAGCACTTCATTCAATGCTTTTTCCATACGGGCCCAAACAACTCTCACCGCGCAACTTGAAATTTTCTTGCAGGATTCAGCTTTGGATATGCAGTCCACCAGTGAAATGGGGCCGTCTATAACTGCGGCTATTTCACTCAATTTGATTTTTGAAGCCTTGCGGCCGAGATTAAATCCGCCGCGGCATCCTCTTTTGCTGACAACAAGTTTTGCGCCGACAAGCGGGCCGAAAATATTTGCCAGATAGCTCTCCGATATGGATTGCCTTGCGGCAATATCCTTTAAAAGCACAGTGCCCTTGCCGTCCTGCTTGGCAAGGTCGAGCATCCCCCTGACGCCGTATCTCAATTTTGTCGATAATTTCATAGCCCTCCCTCTTTTATCACAATTATCATCGTCTTCGTGATGTTAATAAATCCCTTTATTTCTGTCAATCTTTAAACTGATATAAATTGCCTATAATTTCTGAGTCTTTGAAGGCAAGTCGACGATATCTGATATTCTTCCGTGAAAACGAATATCTAATGTAACTTTATTTTTTGATTGAATAATTTCTGAAATGCCGTCTATCCACTTGTCAATTTCTGTTTTTAATATCTCTTCATCTAAGTCAACGTTATACTTCTGCTTGAGACATTTTTGCTCGTAAGATTCCTTTTTCAAGCCCAGCCGCGTAAGCTCGTCAAGCGCATAGTCTTTTTCTTTAATTCTGTAAACCGGCAAATGGAGCTGAATGCCTTTAATTTTCAGTAATTTCCGCAGCCCGCCGGTCGCATACGGCGTTTGCTCCGGCCAGGAATTCTGATACCCGGAATAACCCATGGCCAAATTTGATATATTGTTCCTCCGCGCAATTATGGTTCCCGTGACAATATACGCCCTCTGACACGGAAGGCAGGTCACATTAAGCAGCTGTTCTTTAATCGTAAATTTTGGAAGAATTACCTGAACCCATTCCGTTTCTTTTGGCAAATATTTTTTAAGCTGCATAATTCTTTGATGCACCCGCCTAATTCCAACTAAATGCTCCGATATGACCGTAACCAGAATCAAATGTTTAAACATTTTTGAAAGCCGCATAGCGGCTATTGTAGAATCACGTCCTCCTGAAAACATGAGAACGCATTTATCGCTTTGGTTTAATTCCATAAGGTTTTATTCCTAAATATTTTTTTTTTTACGAACCGTCTCCGACACTCTGTAATCCGCCAGATTTTGTTCAGTTAGTTTGTCGCGGATAATCCTACAACTTGTATCACCCGGCAGAACAGAAAAATTAATCTTTGCTTCGTCGGATTTACAGTAATACGCTACAATATCCAGCGATTCCCTAATAATTGCCTCACTCGCTTCCCCTCTGCCTACAGCAGCCGGCCCTTTGTCAACCGTTTCCAAATATAGATCCCCCTCACGGGCTCCTTTTTTCAGCCATATATTTTCCGCCTCATTTCTCCCCACAAATAGCTTAAAAAATCTATCCATTTTAAAATACCTCCCGTGTTTAGCCATATTGACATTCGCCGGAGTAAGCATATCCGAAACCACAAGATCCTGAACCACGGAACTGAATTTGCGATCCGTTAACAAACATCCGCCTGCAGGGCAGGCGAATCCGGAAACCCTGAGTTTCTCTGTCAGATCATACTGCTTCTTTCGTGAACGCCCTTTGATGCTCAGAAGGTTCTCTCTATTGATCCACCCCTCTCTCTCTGGCAAACTGGGTGAAAAATATTGTGCCGAAAGAGGGCGCACTATAAGATCTTCAAGGCCGCTTTCTTTTTCAATAATTTCCATTGCGCGGCGATTCTGGCTCATAGGTCTCTGGCCCAGCACCTCGCCTGTTATTATAAATTTTGCGCCTATCTGCCTCATAAATTCTCCGGCTTTCTTCAGCATAAAAATCCGGCAGTCAATACAGGGGTTTAAATTCTTTCCATATCCATGAGCAGGCGACTTAACTATATCCATATATTCTTCAGAAACATTAATAACCTTGAGCTGTGTTCCAAATTGTTCTGAAACAACAGCTGCCGTTTTTCGGCAGCCCTTGCTCCCGTCGCACATGCAGAAAGCTGTGAAAAAATTAAGGCAAACAACTTCAATGCCCTGATCCTGCATAAGTTTCACAGCTAAAGTACTATCCAACCCTCCCGACAACATTGCTACCGCTTTTATATTGTTCATTCTTTTTAAAACATAAACCCGTATTTATCGATATCCGGTTTCATTTTTACACCTCTTTTATATCTTAATTTTCACCCCGGCCCCGAGCCACCTCGGGGGAGAAGGCGCGTCCGTAATTTCCTCATAGGACACGTTTAATAGATTTGTCCCCCTGAGAAAAAGTTCCACTTTCCCGTACTTTTTTGAAATGCCCGATGCCAGCAGAAAATATCCTTTCTCGCCTGGCCTTTTCTTATACACCGTCCGCGCGTCGGCGGAAATCCCCGCAACCGGAAAGCTGATCACGGATGAAAACTGGTGTTCCGGTGCCCTGAGGGCGTATTTTGATATGTAATCAGCTTGGGAATCCATGTCAACAAAAACATATCCTATAGACAGTGTCGCGGGAGCCATTTTTATTCCGGTGGTAATTTCGGCGCCGTTAACCGCTACTCTGCCTATATTTTTTGCCAGCCATTGCTGGTCACTTAGTGTATTTTTTATCCAGTCAATGACATCGCTCTCCCGTCTTCTGAAAACAGTTATCCCTGCGGAAATCCTGTCAATAGAATAATCCGCGCCTATCTCATAAGATATGTTTTTTTCAGGCCTAAGCGAAGAATCCCCTTTGTTTGTGAGAGTTAGATAGTAAAGTTCCGTAAAAGAAGGGGAGCGGAAGGCTCGGCCTGCAGCCGAACGAAGTTTCCAGTTTTTATCTATTTGCCAGCCCAGACCCGCCGTCGGGGACAACTGCCTGCCCCATTCGGAATGATAGTCCGCACGCATGCCAAAATCAAGCGATAATTTATTAAAAACAGTCGTATTGAATTCGAAATAAGGAGCTATTATTCTCTGGTTGCGGTTTCCCATATTGCTGGATTCAATTTTGTCAGCGCTGAATTCCCCTCCTGAAACAAGACTGGTTTGCGGCGTCAGTTTAACCAGGATATGTACATCAATTCCGTTTTGTTGGGTGGTATGCTCATTCTGGTAAAAATTACTCCCATACTTATATCCGAACCTATCGTCATGCCTGCGGGAATACAGCTTCGGCTCAAGAGATATGCGCTCCGTGAGAGCAATCCGCGCATTCAGAGCGACAAATTTTGCTACGGTTCTTTCCCTTTCCTCATCTCCTCCAGTAAAGTAGAAATTATGCGGGCCGAAGTCTTTATCGGTAACTCCAAGCAGCAAGTTAAAATCAGCCCCCGGCAGCCTGAAAGATGATTTGCCTGTGAAATTAGAAATTTCAAAATCGTTATTATACTGGAACCCATCCGAAGTTTTCTTTTCCGCTGAAAAAGATTGTCCGAAGTTTCCCCATTTCCGGCTGCCGCTTATCAGGCCCGCCCGTGTATTATCTCCGCCCCCGGAAACTTCAGCGTCAAACCTGGCCTCTGACGGCGTTCTGGTAATGATGTTTATTACCCCTCCGAAAGCGTCCGTCCCGTAGACCGACGAGCCGGGGCCACGCAGAATCTCAATCCGTTCTATATCTGCTATAGATACCGGAAGATCCATATTGTGGTGCGCGGTCTGGGAATCGTTTATTCTGATTCCGTCAACGAGGATAAGGGTCTGCTGAAATGTTGAACCCCTTATTGAAACATCCGCCTGAATTCCGTAAGTCCCCCGCTCCTGAATATCTACGCCAAGCATATAACTGAGAAGCTCGGGAACTGAACGGACGGGAGCATTTTCAATATCTTCCCTTTCAATTACGGTTACATTTCTTGTTGCGCCGGAAAAACTCGCCGGAATTCTCGTGCCGGTTACAACAATTGTTTCCGGCAGTAAACTGTTCCCGGCGCAAACAAAAACAGGAGATAAAACCAATACTGCCGCCGCTAAAAAATTCATATACATTGTTTTGCCCTCATAAGTGCTCTGCCATTGGCGGTCCTCGCACAGCGCGGCCAGCGCCTCATCCTCTTATCTCTCCCGCTGTCCTTTCAACTGCCGCAGCTGCTCTTGCCAGTATTGAGGATGTGTGCTGGGATGAAATAAAGTTCGTTTCCCCCTGGGCCGGTGAAAAATATACGCCGCTGTATAGCATTCCGCGGTAAAAACGGGCGAACTTCTTTATATCGCATTTCTTAAGGCCGGTATGATCCTCGACCGGTGCCCCTGCGAAAAATATTGAGAACATAGTACCTATGGAATTAACGGAAATTTTTCGCCCTCTCAATCTACCCGTGATTTCAACAAAGAAACACTCGGAAGTCTTGTTTATTTTATCGTAAAAACCTTTTTTGGATATCTCGTCCATAACCGCGATGCCGGCGGCCATAGCTACGGGATTCCCCGAAAGCGTTCCCGCCTGATACACCGGGCCCGCCGGCGCAAGCAGTTTCATTATTTCTTTTCTCCCACCA
This sequence is a window from Candidatus Omnitrophota bacterium. Protein-coding genes within it:
- the metW gene encoding methionine biosynthesis protein MetW; this translates as MKNSRIEHRVISDLIPSGSKVLELGCGEGALLELLVREKEVRAQGLEINEQSIYKCVEKGLSVLHGDIEGGLSEYKDKAFDFVIMDRTFQELKKPAVALDEALRVGQKVIAAFPNFVHYKARLQFFFKGKVPVTEALPYEWYNTPNLHFLSVIDFFEYCAREKIRIEKEIFIGNNRRIRRLPNLFAEIAVFLLSRGG
- a CDS encoding homoserine O-acetyltransferase, with protein sequence MKKQDKIPESGVGQPDGLGFVETKSFTFNEMLFDSGELFGPVTVAYETYGRLNADKSNAVLICHALTGDAHAAGFHAGDDKPGWWDEMIGPGKAFDTNKYFVICSNVIGGCKGSTGPASINIDTGKPYGLSFPALTIKDMVTSQKKLIEHLGIEKLLAVSGGSMGGMQALQWVESYPENLCSVIPIATTMRHSPQQIAFSEVGRQAVMADPDWNGGDYYGGSLPVKGLSVARMVGHITYMSDESMIEKFGRRKKQVRPDFKFDPDFEVEGYLKYRGDNFVKRFDANSYLYCTKALDCFDFSGDKHPADVFKELRAQFLVIAFKSDWLYPAYQSLEIVKLCKLSGIDVTYCEIKSTYGHDAFLLEIKEETHLIKHFLKKVEGK
- the cysK gene encoding cysteine synthase A, with amino-acid sequence MKKIYEDITKTIGHTPLVKLNRMAGAEKAVVLAKLESFNPLSSVKDRIGVAMIEAAEKQGLLKKGSVIIEPTSGNTGIALAFVAATKGYRLILTMPDTMSAERQQLLKVFGAELVLTPGAKGMQGAIDKAVEIQKKISCSYIPQQFNNPANPEIHRKTTAEEIWNDTEGSVDIFVAGIGTGGTITGVAEVLKKRKKTIKIIGVEPKDSPVLSGGAVGPHKIQGIGAGFVPDVLNRDLIDEIVTVTNDDAGETARKLASEEGILAGISSGAAVWAALEAAKKYEGRNIVVILPDTGERYLSTWLFDFAKTG
- a CDS encoding aminotransferase class I/II-fold pyridoxal phosphate-dependent enzyme: MTQQKKEFGFNTQALHAGQTPDPATLSRGVPVYRTSSYVFKSTEHAANLFALKELGNIYTRLMNPTHDILEKRISALEGGAASVAVASGTNAIFYTVINIAKSGDEIVSANNLYGGTYTMFDAILPNFGITTKFVKPSDPENFEKAITDKTKLLYLETIGNPVLDVTDIEEVSKIARRHNLPLVVDATFTTPYLLRAIEHGADIVVNSLTKWIGGHGSAIGGIVTDSGKFNWQDKKFPLFTEPDPNYHGLKWAYDLPEALAPIAFALRLRTVPLRNLGGSISPDNAWIFIQGTETLPLRMARHSENALLAAQYLKNHPGVEWVRYPGLKDDPSHQVAAKYLKKGFGGMVVFGIKGGLEAGKKFIEALQLFSHLANVGDAKSLALHPASTSHSQIPADKQLEAGLTPDLIRLSIGLEDIDDIIWDIEQALKKAIA
- a CDS encoding Rrf2 family transcriptional regulator — protein: MKLSTKLRYGVRGMLDLAKQDGKGTVLLKDIAARQSISESYLANIFGPLVGAKLVVSKRGCRGGFNLGRKASKIKLSEIAAVIDGPISLVDCISKAESCKKISSCAVRVVWARMEKALNEVLESITLQELVRIDADKTGKLAKMYHI
- a CDS encoding TonB-dependent receptor; translation: MYMNFLAAAVLVLSPVFVCAGNSLLPETIVVTGTRIPASFSGATRNVTVIEREDIENAPVRSVPELLSYMLGVDIQERGTYGIQADVSIRGSTFQQTLILVDGIRINDSQTAHHNMDLPVSIADIERIEILRGPGSSVYGTDAFGGVINIITRTPSEARFDAEVSGGGDNTRAGLISGSRKWGNFGQSFSAEKKTSDGFQYNNDFEISNFTGKSSFRLPGADFNLLLGVTDKDFGPHNFYFTGGDEERERTVAKFVALNARIALTERISLEPKLYSRRHDDRFGYKYGSNFYQNEHTTQQNGIDVHILVKLTPQTSLVSGGEFSADKIESSNMGNRNQRIIAPYFEFNTTVFNKLSLDFGMRADYHSEWGRQLSPTAGLGWQIDKNWKLRSAAGRAFRSPSFTELYYLTLTNKGDSSLRPEKNISYEIGADYSIDRISAGITVFRRRESDVIDWIKNTLSDQQWLAKNIGRVAVNGAEITTGIKMAPATLSIGYVFVDMDSQADYISKYALRAPEHQFSSVISFPVAGISADARTVYKKRPGEKGYFLLASGISKKYGKVELFLRGTNLLNVSYEEITDAPSPPRWLGAGVKIKI